The following coding sequences lie in one Apium graveolens cultivar Ventura chromosome 1, ASM990537v1, whole genome shotgun sequence genomic window:
- the LOC141672376 gene encoding methyl-CpG-binding domain-containing protein 9-like isoform X2, with translation MEINSKSFLQIDLNEAPPNISSPREPPGSNTGSVVCGSCGNLEVEGEMLVCVRCGKGFHMKCMGTKQKASHWKCFSCLFAGKGGESSSERLRNGGGEGLLDMNAPPPQEDEDVQFLRARRTGGGMQAVFGTSVLRHSLNIPVEYSQLQQIGSGTGSHVHKTSQSATKDVMSMYEVPLHCRWNHDRMPRETDTRFKTGARFQSSHYEPPKLPPSSASYLYLQALKDFIFERSGVLGDGWHVEFDYCPVRCKTSAIYCAPDGRRFESMSSVADCLGLVRSGHAFEDENIGDGVPPLNKGHTRKEGARYMGAKYSRENKTVRKSILGGKSPLSAEILNADIRLDKNKRLPEIDQNKTDNPEYQHFCDGFPVRFEDLYIIHAGKVDLRNSYYDSGHIWPVGYKSCWHDRITGSVFVCEVLDGGADGPVFKVQRYPCTKHHIPSSSTVVWKQNGKCREEKDNLPYIDLDGDEYTSLQMILTESNPPCLDSNILSSSPAFEDSDSREVNCRTSGNRTNIGLGQEDSIGEFSVEGRSSVSAWKLVSVVFLDACGKAYKQKGVFKFGCEHGVYKNDVEASENVDLLYKFSYSGCPINTPHLIESDEDYKVFSEMLVNWVQQDRFGLDLEFVQELLEQLPDVHACSDYIFLNNRSPKSILQTVGSGFLVSERNNDVPVKKISRSSIQSCKTFRKKLIEDSEIKAPRPLGKTVSSRLPAYLIGDVLQVWEFLRRFSDILGLEEPFSFQELECELLNPWLDDLNPPHEKIANGTPDVEDANSFRNSRTTLNGETSACMGMVDEDPYKLTETHGKCNGVILTNAHSSLLNLLIGELLVKIMPYVDPDFDAGEIKSKRVRKKEMENLVSAKKAKLDLPTINDLTWPELARRYVLAVLSMEGNLDSTEIISKESGKVFHCLQGDGGILCGSLAGVAAMEADALLLAEATRKIFGSLKSTNDVFSVDQKHSDATDASNTTTDKDTEVPDWAQVLEPVRKLPTNVGARLRKCVYEALGKNPPEWAKTILEHSISKEVYKGNASGPTKRAVVSVLEDPRCEKLQQKPETKEKGTTVSIVVSDLLMKQCRLVLRRAAAADKDRVFCNLLGRTLLNPNDNDEEGLLGYPAMVSRPLDFRTVDLRLAAGAYNGSHEAFFEDVQEVWYNIRKAYGNHSKLTDLAETLSRKFVEMYEEEVLTLVHKIRENANTNSLSDEYKKELIDVLACATESLLPKAPWDEGVCKICGMDKHDVSVLLCDTCDSEYHTYCLNPPLVRIPEGNWYCPSCIARKGISHGVSFGTQISSLCRRKRYQRDLTNKYLDALANMAKTMETREYWEFSVEERIFLIKVLTDEVLNSAIFREHLDLCVSVSADLQQKLRSSTSEWNVLRYKEEILAAKGAEVHRSESNLLYRQKSPYVSESVMEKVFPPGIQITKAADTCVQFLHQQHAKDSIPDPPSCSIQAHPITRGNNEEHGFSMSTWLHNIKSSADKAQTNMTLREQESGSCNGSLLSTVQVIPSHILSDTIRADPAGIISSMNVNFSEVPDLEASSSLKKEISNLQNTIATLELDLFKASVRKECLGRDSVGRLYWVFGCINSPQAFVYGSSVEQSKIQEFTQRNPCMRNHVLVVESPSTSKGISFFNMHPAEQIMHSPESSSWTCYQSDSEIQELISWLGDDERERELRDSILHWQRMKPRDSIDVKKHFRGEHQAISLSSTPNEKFLDPSFLVTKAFTVLVKKLGPCLQMQTSDNLKQQKHKAETCFHGRIYRCECLELLWTSKQHCLRCHQTFATREELDKHTNGTCIMSLAVPESNKDLPKNKRVRSEPLLEDNSDLRNAKTLKAEKQKTVSCFNEQKHSGCPFDFEEIERKFVIQNSLTELIKDIGLIGSAGTPSFVPQVAHYLVDPILSLVPTSPSGPSSELENQQKISKKRINAVTGMNTGHSFSTSRNPENGALQEPSKGGKLSFRCTSGVDQLSATKNMLWGGKGAILHESSRRPIVGRLSAILRQLKINLLDMDAALPEESLRPSRATFEKRRVWRGFVKSAESIYEMIQATIVLEDMIKTAYLKKDWWYWSSPSVAAKICTISGLALRIYAFDAAIIYEDNVPSPEPSEVCKSSRESPSNLNLKTSTTPVSKDVKSDSPDLPRLRSRKAR, from the exons ATGGAGATCAACAGTAAATCATTTCTACAAATCGATCTCAACGAAGCTCCCCCCAACATCTCGTCACCACGCGAACCGCCCGGTTCAAACACCGGTTCAGTTGTGTGCGGTTCGTGTGGGAACCTTGAAGTGGAAGGAGAAATGCTGGTGTGTGTTAGGTGTGGAAAAGGTTTTCATATGAAATGTATGGGAACTAAGCAAAAAGCTAGTCATTGGAAGTGCTTTAGCTGCTTGTTTGCTGGTAAAGGCGGCGAGTCGAGTTCCGAGAGGTTGCGAAATGGTGGAGGGGAGGGGCTTTTGGATATGAATGCACCTCCTCCTCAGGAGGATGAGGACGTTCAGTTTTTGAGAGCTCGGAGGACTGGCGGAGG GATGCAGGCTGTGTTTGGTACCTCAGTACTTCGCCATTCATTAAATATTCCAGTTGAATATTCACAATTGCAACAGATTGGAAGTGGGACTGGGAGTCATGTTCACAAGACTTCTCAAAGTGCCACAAAAGATGTGATGTCAATGTATGAAGTTCCACTTCATTGCAGATGGAACCATGATAGAATGCCAAGGGAGACAGATACGAGGTTCAAGACTGGTGCGAGATTTCAAAGTAGTCACTATGAACCACCGAAATTGCCTCCTTCGAGTGCAAGTTATTTGTATTtacaagctcttaaggattttatTTTTGAAAGGAGTGGTGTATTAGGTGATGGTTGGCATGTGGAATTTGACTATTGCCCCGTCAGATGCAAAACATCTGCAATTTATTGTGCTCCAGATGGAAGAAGGTTCGAGTCAATGTCGTCTGTTGCTGATTGTCTTGGGCTCGTACGGAGTGGACATGCATTTGAAGATGAGAATATAGGTGATGGAGTTCCTCCATTAAATAAAGGCCATACGAGAAAGGAGGGAGCCAGGTATATGGGTGCCAAATATAGTAGAGAAAATAAGACCGTTCGAAAGAGCATTCTTGGCGGGAAGTCCCCTCTAAGTGCAGAGATCTTGAATGCTGATATTAGATTAGATAAAAACAAAAGGCTGCCGGAGATTGACCAAAACAAGACTGATAACCCTGAATACCAACATTTCTGT GATGGTTTTCCTGTCCGGTTTGAAGACTTGTATATTATCCATGCAGGCAAAGTTGATCTTCGGAATTCATATTATGATTCTGGCCACATCTGGCCTGTAGGTTACAAGTCTTGCTGGCATGACCGGATTACGGGATCTGTTTTTGTCTGTGAAGTTTTAGATGGCGGTGCTGATGGCCCAGTCTTTAAGGTGCAAAGGTATCCATGCACCAAGCATCATATCCCTAGTAGCTCAACAGTTGTTTGGAAGCAAAATGGGAAATGTAGAGAGGAGAAAGATAATTTGCCTTATATTGATCTTGATGGTGATGAATATACAAGTTTGCAAATGATATTAACAGAAAGTAATCCGCCGTGTCTGGATAGCAATATCTTGTCAAGTTCCCCTGCTTTTGAGGACTCTGATTCTCGAGAAGTCAATTGCAGAACATCTGGAAATAGGACTAATATTGGCCTTGGGCAAGAGGATTCTATTGGAGAATTTTCGGTGGAAGGGAGGTCATCAGTATCTGCATGGAAATTGGTCTCTGTAGTTTTTTTAGATGCTTGCGGTAAGGCATATAAGCAAAAAGGCGTTTTTAAATTTGGATGTGAGCATGGCGTATATAAAAATGATGTTGAAGCAAGTGAAAATGTTGATTTGTTATATAAGTTTTCTTATTCTGGTTGTCCTATTAATACTCCACACTTGATTGAAAGCGATGAAGATTATAAGGTTTTTTCGGAGATGCTGGTAAATTGGGTGCAGCAGGATAGATTTGGACTAGATCTTGAATTTGTTCAAGAGCTACTAGAACAGCTTCCTGATGTACATGCTTGTTCAGATTATATATTTTTGAATAATAGAAGTCCAAAGTCAATCTTGCAAACAGTTGGAAGCGGGTTTCTTGTTTCTGAGAGGAATAATGATGTGCCTGTCAAGAAGATATCAAGAAGTTCTATCCAAAGTTGCAAAACTTTTAGAAAGAAGTTAATTGAAGACTCTGAAATAAAAGCTCCTCGTCCTTTGGGAAAGACAGTTAGCTCTAGACTTCCTGCATATTTAATTGGTGATGTTCTTCAG GTTTGGGAATTTTTAAGACGTTTCTCAGATATTTTAGGACTTGAGGAACCCTTCTCATTCCAGGAACTTGAGTGTGAACTTTTAAATCCATGGTTAGATGATCTTAATCCTCCACATGAGAAGATTGCAAATGGGACTCCGGATGTTGAAGATGCCAATTCCTTCAGAAACTCCCGTACTACATTAAATGGGGAAACATCAGCATGTATGGGAATGGTGGATGAAGATCCATATAAACTTACTGAAACTCATGGTAAGTGTAATGGTGTGATACTGACCAATGCTCATAGCTCACTGCTGAACTTGTTGATAGGTGAATTACTTGTCAAGATTATGCCATATGTGGATCCTGATTTTGATGCTGGAGAAATTAAGTCAAAGCGAGTTAGGAAGAAAGAAATGGAGAACTTGGTTAGTGCAAAGAAGGCAAAACTTGATTTGCCTACAATTAATGACCTCACTTGGCCAGAGTTAGCTAGAAGATACGTTTTGGCCGTGTTGTCCATGGAGGGAAATCTTGATTCTACAGAGATCATTTCAAAAGAGAGCGGAAAGGTCTTTCATTGTTTACAAGGCGATGGTGGAATCCTTTGTGGATCTCTTGCAGGAGTTGCTGCAATGGAGGCAGATGCATTG CTTCTTGCAGAGGCTACTAGAAAAATCTTTGGCTCATTGAAGAGTACAAATGATGTTTTTAGCGTGGATCAGAAACATTCTGATGCAACAGATGCTTCAAACACAACCACTGACAAAGATACAGAAGTCCCTGACTGGGCACAAGTGCTAGAACCCGTAAGAAAGCTACCAACCAACGTAGGAGCTAGACTCAGAAAGTGTGTATATGAAGCCTTGGGAAAAAATCCACCTGAGTGGGCAAAGACGATACTGGAGCATTCAATAAGCAAAGAAGTGTATAAGGGAAATGCATCAGGACCTACAAAG AGAGCAGTTGTCTCGGTGCTTGAAGACCCTAGGTGTGAAAAGCTACAACAAAAACCCGAGACAAAAGAGAAAGGGACGACTGTTAGTATTGTCGTATCTGATTTGTTAATGAAACAATGTCGTCTTGTTTTACGGCGTGCTGCTGCAGCAGATAAAGATAGGGTTTTTTGCAATCTTTTGGGAAGAACACTTCTGAATCCCAATGACAATGATGAGGAGGGACTTCTCGGATATCCTGCAATGGTTTCTCGTCCATTAGATTTCAGGACTGTCGATCTGAGATTGGCTGCCGGAGCCTATAATGGATCACATGAAGCTTTCTTCGAGGATGTTCAAGAG GTGTGGTATAATATTCGTAAGGCATATGGAAATCATTCGAAATTGACTGATCTAGCTGAAACATTGTCCCGCAAATTTGTGGAGATGTATGAAGAAGAG GTTCTTACACTGGTCCACAAGATAAGGGAGAATGCTAATACCAACTCTCTAAGTGACGAATATAAGAAAGAGTTGATTGATGTGCTTGCATGTGCAACTGAGTCCTTGCTTCCTAAAGCTCCCTGGGATGAGGGAGTTTGCAAAATTTGTGGCATGGATAAACATGATGTTAGTGTTCTGTTGTGTGATACATGTGATTCAGAGTATCACACGTATTGCTTAAATCCTCCGCTTGTGAGAATTCCAGAGGGAAACTGGTATTGCCCTTCGTGTATTGCTAGAAAGGGGATTTCTCATGGAGTTTCTTTTGGTACTCAGATCAGCAGTCTATGCAGAAGAAAGAGATATCAGAGGGACCTAACAAACAAATATTTGGATGCACTGGCCAATATGGCAAAGACGATGGAAACCAGAGAGTATTGGGAGTTCAGTGTGGAGGAG CGGATTTTCCTTATCAAAGTCTTGACTGATGAGGTGCTCAACTCAGCCATCTTCCGCGAGCATCTTGATCTATGTGTCTCGGTCTCTGCTGATTTGCAGCAGAAATTACGTTCTTCTACTTCTGAATGGAATGTTCTGAGATACAAAGAGGAGATTCTGGCAGCAAAAGGTGCAGAGGTGCATCGGAGTGAGTCAAATCTATTGTACAGACAAAAGAGCCCGTACGTGTCAGAAAGTGTGATGGAGAAAGTCTTTCCCCCTGGCATCCAAATTACAAAGGCAGCTGATACATGCGTTCAATTTCTTCATCAACAGCATGCGAAGGATTCGATTCCAGATCCTCCGAGCTGTTCTATACAAGCACATCCCATTACTAGAGGTAATAACGAAGAGCATGGCTTCTCTATGTCCACATGGCTTCACAATATCAAATCCTCCGCAGACAAAGCTCAGACCAATATGACCTTGCGGGAACAAGAAAGTGGTAGTTGTAATGGTTCTTTGCTATCTACCGTTCAAGTGATTCCAAGCCATATCTTATCTGACACCATTCGTGCTGATCCAGCTGGGATTATATCTTCCATGAATGTGAATTTCTCAGAAGTCCCCGATCTAGAGGCTAGCAGTTCCCTGAAAAAAGAAATTTCTAATTTGCAGAACACGATTGCAACTCTGGAGTTGGACTTGTTCAAGGCTTCTGTTCGGAAAGAGTGTCTAGGAAGGGATTCTGTCGGAAGATTGTACTGGGTATTTGGGTGCATTAATTCGCCACAAGCTTTTGTTTATGGGAGTTCGGTAGAACAGAGTAAAATTCAAGAATTTACTCAACGGAATCCATGCATGAGGAATCATGTTCTTGTAGTAGAGAGTCCTTCAACCTCAAAAGGAATAAGCTTTTTTAATATGCATCCAGCTGAGCAAATTATGCATAGTCCAGAATCTTCTTCCTGGACTTGTTATCAAAGTGATTCTGAAATTCAAGAGCTCATTTCGTGGTTGGGAGATGATGAAAGAGAGAGAGAGCTAAGAGATTCTATCTTACATTGGCAGCGGATGAAACCCCGTGATTCAATTGATGTGAAGAAACATTTCCGAGGTGAGCATCAAGCAATTTCCTTAAGTTCAACCCCTAACGAGAAATTTTTGGATCCTAGCTTTCTGGTCACGAAAGCTTTCACCGTTTTAGTAAAGAAGCTTGGTCCTTGCCTACAAATGCAGACCAGTGATAATTTGAAGCAGCAAAAACACAAAGCCGAGACATGTTTCCATGGCAGAATTTACAGATGCGAGTGCCTGGAACTATTGTGGACTTCTAAACAACACTGCCTCAGGTGTCATCAAACCTTTGCAACCCGTGAAGAACTTGACAAGCACACCAATGGGACATGCATCATGAGCTTGGCTGTCCCTGAGAGTAATAAGGATTTGCCAAAAAACAAAAGGGTGAGAAGTGAACCTTTACTTGAGGATAACTCTGATTTAAGAAACGCCAAGACATTAAAAGCTGAAAAACAAAAAACTGTGTCATGTTTTAATGAGCAAAAACATTCAGGGTGTCCATTTGACTTCGAAGAGATCGAAAGAAAGTTTGTTATTCAGAACTCCCTCACAGAATTGATAAAGGATATAGGACTGATTGGTTCTGCGGGGACCCCGTCATTTGTTCCACAAGTAGCACATTATCTGGTTGACCCTATCTTATCCTTGGTCCCTACAAGTCCATCAGGCCCTTCTTCAGAACTTGAAAATCagcaaaaaatttcaaaaaaaagaATAAACGCGGTAACTGGTATGAACACTGGTCATAGTTTTAGTACATCTAGAAACCCGGAGAATGGTGCGCTTCAAGAGCCATCAAAAGGTGGCAAATTAAGttttaggtgcacgagtggagTGGATCAGTTATCTGCTACTAAGAACATGCTTTGGGGTGGCAAGGGAGCTATTCTTCATGAATCTTCACGAAGACCGATAGTAGGTAGGCTTTCTGCAATTCTGAGGCAGCTCAAGATTAACTTGCTTGATATGGATGCTGCATTACCCGAAGAATCTTTAAGACCGTCGAGGGCAACGTTTGAGAAAAGACGCGTCTGGCGTGGATTTGTTAAATCTGCAGAATCCATATATGAG